The DNA window TGATTCAAAGGACATCACACAATCTTAAGGGGAAAACAAAAAGCTGTCTAGCTTTATTTAGCACGGTCCCGTGTTGGGAAATCCCATGTGGCCATCAGTAAGTGAACGGAAGAGAAATATTTCCTTGGTGGAGTGAAGATACACAGCCGTGAGAAAGATCCTAATGAGGTGAATGGCGTGTGCAGATCTTCCAAAAGAGTGAAGCATTCAGAAGTAAAATCCTCCAGGAGCGGAGAGGTGACCGGCCAGTAAACCGCTTGCTGTGGGAACACAAGTACCCAAGTTCAAGCCCCAaaacctttgtttaaaaaaaaaaagtgaaacatgGTGATGAGTATTTACAATCCCTAGGGAGGTACAGATGGGTAGACCCCTGTGGCTTGTTAGTTAGACTGTCAAGGTTTCATGGCCACTTAGAAGACAATGCCAGACCCTGGGTCAGTAAAGAAGAAGGTTTGTATGTTGGTGGgaatgggatggctcagtgggtaagtctGTGACCTACTTTGGCATGTGCTGGCCCCTTTCCCCCAGTAAATAGGTAATTGTAAAAAGGTTTTTAGAAAGGAGGACAATTCCTTAAGAATGGCACCCTAAGTTGTCCTCCAGCTCcttatgcatgtacatacatacatccacacgtgtgcacatatatgcacatatgtatacacacccactaaaagaaattcaaatgagtAGTTTTTACTTTTATGAGAGCTGGTTTGTGTGCACCTGGTAAGTGCCTttagacacagaggaaagaggaccggtgggtgtagcatgaatcttaatgaGTCTtgttagtaaaaacaaacctaaggccagttattggggtgaatgctggaatgtcagagaagcagaacaagccacagcttcctcacctcgccagttcctcagctggtcttgtttcctcggactgcaagcttctgagtcctcatccaaatgaatctcagctgaactgtgctgctcaaagcctaaacagccaaatgcttctagtttctggtcttcacaccttactTATCTTTCTGTGctgggcggtggcacacgcctttaatcccagcactcgggaggcagagccaggtggacctccgagagtttgaggccagtctggtctccaaagcgagttccagaaaaggcacaaagctacacagagaaaccctgtcttgaaccccccccccccaaaaaaagcaatatatctttctgtttttgccatcactccctgggattaaaggctcatttcttgggattaaatgcGAGTGTCATCacgcttggctgtttccaatgtggccttgaactcacagagatccagagggatttctgcctctggaatgctaggattaaaggtgtgagtgccaccattttctagcctctgtatctagtggctgtctattctctgaccccagataaatttattagggtgcacaatattttggggaacacggTACCACCACAAGTAGGTGGGTTGGTTCAGAAAGGAGCTGACACAAAGTTACCTCCAGGAATAAGAAAAGGATATCATGGTGATGGGAGCCATGAATCACGCTCCAGGTAGGAGGCATTACGAAAATAACAGTTTGTTATATCTGAGAAAACAGGAGCCAAGCCTCCAGAGGAGCTGTGTTCTGTAAAACCTGGGAGGAAATGCATTAAGAAAGGTAGCATGAAGTGAGAGATAGGTAGCCATCATGGACAAGGTGGCAGGGAGGCCCAGGGAACCAGAACTGCCTCTGAATCTGCCATTCCCATCACCTCAGTGGACCTCTGGGAAGATGGAAGGAAGTTTGGGGGTGCTTGGATGAATGCCAGCAGCATGGGGAAGTCTGGGGGTGCAGTGGTGCTCGGGGACTAGTAGTACTGGGGACTCCCAAAGAACCATGTGGGTGTTGTGGTCTtggcctagccactggccaagcAAGCATGGGCCTGTTTGTCGTATGGATGGAAGCTcccagaaggaaagggaagacatAAAAAGAGAGTGAGATACGGGGGCTGTACCTCTTATTAAAGACTCTACAAGGTCAAATGACAGAACTTTGAAATTATGGAGAATTAAAATGTTCCAgaccagggatggagagatggcccatcgattaaaagcactgactgctcttccagaggaccagggttcaattcccagcacccacatggcagctcacagctgtctgtaactgtccagttccaggggatctgacaccttcacaccaaggcacaaaaaataaagttaaataaataaattattttaaaaaatgtctcagACCAGAGCCAAATTATGTTGGGCAATTTTTAGTCTCTTTATATGTTGTCCACTGCCCACCCCTGTGTCTGACCGAACACGGTGGTGACTATCAAACCTTACAGTGTATTGTTAGCAGATCACTCACTGCCATCATCCCAAAAGCCAAGGACATCACCACATGGCACCTGAAATCTTCAGTGAGGTTTCCCTGATTTTCTGTGACCTACCCACCCATGGCCCCCACAAACGTATTTGGCAAATACTTTGACTTATGACTTTGTTATGTAACTAATGAGACTTATGTAGCCATTTCCATGGTAGAAGATAGACTCCAGGGAAAACTGAATGTGTGTTCCCAGGCCATTTATTCACGTTTGGCTCCAGAATGAGCTATTTCTTATTCTTCTTTAGATGAGAATTGTGCTTTTTACACCAACAAAGGTCAGGGGACAATTCCCTGtcaggatcctcttgtctcctggCCTCGGTGCTGGGTTGCTGAGGAGGATCTGCACTGGCCTCTCATGTTTAGCCTTCTTAAAAGTGTTGGCTCTTCGGGTAGCTGCTGGCCAGTATGTGTGTCTTTATGCCACTAATAAATTCAGCTAACACCCCCTAGAGCAGCACAGAGGGTGCAGCTCACTCCACTCCCGCTGTAGAAATCTGGGAAAAGCAGGCAGAAGGGGCAGGTGGGAGAGGTCCCCCCCGTGTGAGTCTGTGCAGAGCAGGAACAAGTGCTAGAGAGCACCTCTTGGCTGCAAGCCCCAGCTTCTATAGGATTTCACACCAGCAACCCCTGAAGCAGTAAGGCTCTTGTAACCCAAGGCAAAGAACTGGACATGTGGTtaggaggagcagaggagagtGTGGGAgctcacaaaggtttcctagtgagagctgagctcgCTTTACACAGCACGGCTGCATTAGAGGacggcttgaccacatgcatgatCACCAGGTGTCTCGGGTGGTCTACAATTGGTTgtgccaccccttggcattcctttaaaagtagtagagacagaaggggctggtgagttttgacccaggccctcctgaggctatctcATGTTTATAaaactgtctctctcctctatacttTTATCTACATATTTCTCATTCCCCACCCTCCTCAAGAGTACGctgggggaagaagagggaaCTGGTCTCCCTCGGGAGAGTCGATTAAGAAAGGGGAAGCACTCACGGGAGTGGGAAAGCCCTAAAGAGCTCATGGTCCTTTCCAGGTCATTGCACAGCTGCCACCCCCACTCTGGCTTTTCTTAGGCATGCTCTGTTTGTCGCTTGTAGCCCACGTGTGGAAGGGGGTCCAGTCTTTCTCTGCCAGTGGCTTTTTTGTGTCAATCTTTAGGCTGCTGCCTTTAGTCCTTAATCTCTGAAAGTTCTGTCCTGTGGGGGCCAAGGGCAACACTGAGGCAGATTGCCTTTTTGAATAAGAAGTTTATTAGCAGAGTTATTAATGccaagagaagacagacagacagacagatgacagtaCAGTAGGGCTGTAAGGAGAGCTGAGCCCCACGGATAGACAGGCAGACAACGTGGAAGGGGTTCTAAGCATAGTTCAGACCCACGAATCAGAGTGGGCTCATTTCTTCTAGATCTCAGAGGAAGGTGGAAGATTTAGTAGTCAGTTTGTCTCTGACTCCCCAGCCAGTGGCAAGGGAGGTGAGAAGATGGGAATTCTTGTGGAGGAGGAGGCATCTCCatcacctccccactcccccatgTCTTAGGGATTCTGGCAACCTGAGATCTGTGGACTTCCTGTGATTCTCTTGGGGTCGAGGCACCCAGGCTTAGAAACTCACTGatggctgtggggctgtggctGTGGCCTGGGAAACAGTCTAGTCTAGACTCTAACACTTCCCTGCAACATCTGAACAGTCCCTCAGCACCATCTCATGAGGGCCCGGTGAGTCTAGACCCTTGTCCTGACCATGAGCGATGTACCAGGGAGAAGAAGCTCATTACATCAAAGCACAAACAAGCCGAAGGTGGCAGCTACTTAAAAGGAACTCCCAGAAGCTGGGAGACATGTTTCTGAGCAGAGAGCTGGGTGAGTCCCTCCTCAGGACCCAGCATGGAATCTCCATGGCTAAAGGGAAGAGGGGTATTCATCTCCCAGTGTCCAACAGCCACTAGTTGACTGGGAGGATTATTTCCTGGATGCCTCCGTCTGCAGAATGGGCTGCACCAACCAGGGAGGGTTCCCTGCTGTGGTGGTCACTCTCATACATAAAATCCATAAAATCGGAAAATCACCGCAGAGATGATTTTCTGGAAGGGAGCTTCTAGATTCGGTTAATTGGGGTGGGAAGACACATCCTAATATAGGTGGCACCATTTCATGGTCTGTAGTCCCAGACTGAGGAAAagcagaaagtgagctgagcatcagcGTTCATCTCTGCTCTCTGACGACAGTGGCAAGGTGAGCTGCCTTATACTCCTGCGCCATGCCTTCGCCTCCACGATGGATCTGCACCTGCAAACCGGGAGCCCAAGTGCACCCCTCCCTCCTCAAGTCGGTTTTGACAGGTGTTTTGTCAGAGCAGGAAAAGTAAGACACCAGCCAAAGGGCTcacaggaggtgggggaggaacaTAGGAAGTGTGCAGTGTGGGACCGAGGCTCAGGGTACACTGCAGTGACATCACAAGGAAAAGGCAGCTGTGACATCACAACTAAAatgctctgttttttgtttgtttgtttgtttttgtttttgtttttgtttttgttgttgttgttttttttttttcaaggagggCAGAGTTTTTACCAAGGTGGAGCACACAGGTCCTGAATGCACCCTATATCTGGTAACAATATTAACTTGCCAAGGTAGGGGACAACCATGAAAGCTGAGCCACAGGAAACCTGAGCCACTCTCCCTGCCCCGCCCACTGAAGCAGGATTAGGAAGCAGTGGCCCAAACCCATAAAAGAATCTCTGTCAGAGAAGAATACTCGCGTTTATTACCATTCCAAGGCCACCAGACAAGAAGGGGCATGGACATGAGTCGAGTTCATCTGCCTGGTGTTGGAgcttgggatgcagaggctgAGATGACCTGGCTTTCATTTGGTGGTGCACGATGAGGTTAAAGCTTTCTTACAGATCCAGAAATTTAGGGTGTCACATTTGATATCGTTCCAGCcatctctagagaactctgcacAGTCCTCGTCCCCGACATTGTTGGGCTCCCCTTTATTCCAATACTGCACAAAGCTGCAAGGTCAGTGTGACAGTTAGTTTCCGTTGTCAAGCTGACACAGTCTACAGTAACTGGGGCACAGagtctcaggctggcctgtggaAATGTCTATGAGGGATTTAAAAAACtgggttaattgagatgggaaaacACCCGAATGTGGAGTCATTTCATCGGCTGGTGCCTGAAATGAGTCAAGGAGCGTAgccatcctctctctctgctcctgactgtggttgtgactagctgcttcaagttcctgctttgacttccCTGTAAGAAAGGACTGCGTACTGGCTAGTTTAATGTCAACtagacacagcctagagtcattgAAGAAGAGGGGGcctaaactgagaaaatgcctccattagatgggctgtgggcaagcctgtgggacagtTTCTTAATctgtgattgatgggggaaggcccaacccattgtgggtaggaacatccttgggctggtgatcctggattctataagaaagcaggctgaataaggcatggggagcaagccagtaagcagcacccctccatggcctctgcatcagctcctgcctccaggttcccaccctgtttgagttcctgtcctgacttccttcattgatggaCTACAGATGTGGAAGTGAAGTCAAACATAGACTTTAACCTGAacttgtgagccaaataaacctgttcttccTTAAAGGTGATTCTgccaggatattttatcacaacaacaaaccaaaaaccaaatgagagagagagagagagagagagagagagagagagagagagagagagagagagaaagagagagagagacaagaggatagagacagagtgacagacagacagggaggagggaggaaagaatgaatgaatgaataaatactaGGACACCAGTCCACAGAACATCAGTCTACGCCAGTGGCACACTACAATCTACAGTTTTAACTTCCAGATGCTCAACGCCTTCACATCCTTCCTCGATGCACATggactcccttcctcttcctttcctttcatctcttctttctttctttctttctttctttctttctttctttctttctttctttttcttcttcttcttctttttttttttttttttttgagacatcatgtaacccaggctggtctcggaCTCATGATGTGGCCAAAGATGGACTCACAtttctgattttcctgtctctaccttccaagagctgagatcacaggcatgtaaCAGCACCACAGTTGGTgcatggtgctggggactgaaccagggctttatgcatgtcAGGCAGCCACACAGTCAGCAGCTAGCCTGATCTTTGCTTTGGTAATAGTCCCCTCACCCAGtggctttgctttattttgtattttctattaaTACCCTGCACTAAACCCACACCCCTGGGGGGAGCTTTCCTTGCTGCTTTCCTGGGGGGATTTGCTGCTATTCGTTATGTGCATGGGTAGGGAGATCTCCTCTCATCAATCAGCAAATGTGGGCAGCTCTTACTCCTAAAAGGCCAGGGGTAGGGTGAGCCCCAAAGACAGCTCAGGTCTGAGTGTCAGAGACACCCCTACCGCTGTACAGAGTGTAGCTTTCATTCTAGACCTACCTGGGTGACAGAGGTGAGCCATCCACCCAGTGCCACGTGGCTTCATTATGCACATCTGACAGCCCCATCCAGGTTGGTCCTTTAGCCTTAGAAGTCTGCTGCAGGAAGGtctggaggggaagaggaagagtccGAAGAGAAGAGAGTTTATCTCCCTGAACTCTTGCAGAAAGTTCTACTTGCAATCCGACCTCCACCTTCTGTTCTATAGTGCCatgggcaggtctcccatgggcttgaacaaagcatggcacatcaagttggggcaggaacctgttccccatgcggTTACCTTGGCTCAGCCATGATAcagggggaggagctcagtcctgcctcaacttgatgtgcatatatgtatgtatcttacAGGCAGACCGACTatggcacatagacatacatggcTGGCTTTCCTCCCAACATGCTTAGCAAAGTGGCAAGGCTGTCTTGGGAGTTCTGAGCATGTCTGTAGTAGTTCACTGGTGAATAGCTTTAATGTGGTGGAAGCATTTGTACCAGTGCATGGTTGCTAAAGATGCACGTCAGCTCTGTCCAACTCTGCACTGGGTGATGTCCCATTGATGAGGATAAACACCAAGGAAATGAGAATCACTAGGCATtaagactgctttttttttttttttacatatgtgtggtgtctgtatgtatatttgtgtacataTTTCTGGCATATGTGAATGTAGATGCATGTGCCAATggatatggaggtcagaggtcagcatttggtgtcttcttcagttgccttctatttttgaaataaatttccCGCTGGACCTGTAGTTCACCAAATCAAGTAGACTAGCTGCTCAGCCAGGCTCATGGAtatgctgtctctgcctccccagcgcaGGCATTGAAGGTGGGGTCTACTAGCTTTGGAAGTACCCATAGGGCTACACAGGCTGCTAGGGGCAGAGTCAACAACAGCCTTACCCAGCAGTGAACACCAGCTGCAGTAGTAGCTGGCCTGGCAAGACATACCCGTGGGTGCCACGTCGGCATGAATGCTGTGGGGGTGACCAGTtgctttctgcttggatttaaggGCCCCCCCACAAGAGGAAACATATGCttggttgtggtggtattgtgttccccgaaatattgtgcaccctaataaacttacctggggtcagagacagaacagccacaatattaaacatagaggttaggcagtggtagcacatgcctttaagcctagcattccagaggcagaaatccatctgttcaaggatacagccaagcatggtgactcacgcctttaatcccagggagtggtggtagaaaacagaaaggtatataaggcgtgaggaccagaaagtagaagcctttggctggttaaactttcaggctgaggtgaggaagctctggcttcttctgcttctctcatcttccagtattcaccccaataactggcctcaggtttgattttattaagattcatgctatactgGGTACTCTAAATCTGGCCGAGAACCCTTGGCTGGGGAGCTTATAGGCTTatactgttattttgctaaatgggaATACTATCAAACCATCTTCATGCCTCTACACCTATAGATTAGTGTAACTCTCGGCccttatcagagaagtttctttgagtAGTGGATGGTGCCTAAGAAAGAATGTCACACTGGTCACATGCAGGGAGTACATGTCTGTGGAGGGTGCAGCcccaaatgggacatctgtatgaTGCCTATCCTCAAGGCTCTGggcatcacagaagaggagggtagaaagattgcaagagccagaggctggggaggccTGGACATGGCAGGACTGCTGGACTCATGGACTCACAGCAGTTCTGGTTGCCTACGCAACCAGCTTGTTAACACTGCAGCATGGAGAGAGGAGGTGTTCATGAGGTGCTAGGACAGTTGACGGCTTCAGGGGgaagagggaaagtcagttttcttgaaAACTGCTGGGCAGACCAAGCTTTAGCGGTTGGCTCCATGTCCATGAGTATGTGGGCAACATAAACCTACTCAGTGAGATATACAAAAAGGGAGGGGGCGTGAGgttgggaggggatgggagatggatTCAGGAAGAGTTAAAGGAAGAAGTGGGTGCGTGTGAACAGGATCAGAATgcattgtatgcatgcatgaaaaagtcaaataataaagatattacatattttttaaatgtgggcaTGATAgctggctttgtgtgtgtatgtgtgtgcgtgtatatgtggtgtacatgcatatgtgtgtgcaggtgtttgCAACCGTGAGTGCACATTCAGAGAGCTACAGGGAGACATTAGGCATCCTACAGTATTGCTTTCCACTTAGTTCTCTTGAATGAGGATTTCTTACTGGGCTTGGAGCTGGGCTGGCAGTCAGCAAGCCCTAGGGAACCCCCTGTCTGCAGGCCTCATGCCCAACATTGCGCTTAGAGGCACATGTGACCACGCTTGGATTTTGCCCATGGATGCTGAGGCTCCTaagtcaggtcttcatgcttaagcagcaagtactcttacccactgagctgttgCCCCAAACTCCACAACCAGCTTTCAAAATGTGgttccaaactcaagtcctcgtGTTCGCCAGGCAAGCACCTTCCTGACAGACACTTCCCTAGTTTCTGCTGTAGCAGGACATCTACCCCTCGGTGAGGAAGGGGTTTAATACTGCCCAGTGCACAGGGTGGCAATCCCACTTTAGGCATCCTCAAAGCATTCAGCAATGTTCAAGTCTTGTGTGTGGCTCCTCGGAGAGTAGGTGGGACCCCTCATTCCTGCCCTTCTCTAGTCAAGCAGAAAAGCAGCGTCTTGCTCATTCATATTCTTGTCTGGCAGATGGTCTCCCTCTCAGGTGACCACAGCCAGATGTGTTCCAGACAAGGGTGGTACCCCACCAGTGTACCTGCTCCTCGTCAGTCTCTATGATGACCAGCTGGGCCCCCACTTCCTGGCAGGCAGTGATGGAGTTGTGCCAGTTCCGTTGGGACTTGGAGAAGAAGTAACAGTTGGCATGGAAGAACACCCAGTCCCTGGGGCAGGGCTGACACAAGCCATCTGTTGGGGGAAGCAGACCAGATGGACACACTTAGAAGCCCATGCTCCCATTTCTCTTCAACCTTTAAGGACCCTTCCTCACTGTGGCACTCTGGGGAGCCCCTTCCCCTCTGTGTTTCTTTATCCTCTTCTTCACCCAGAAGAATCTAGAAGTCATGAACCCATCTTCTCCAGACACAGAGAAGTAGAGCCTAGACTTCAGAACAGAGGCTAGGACTAGCTTGACTGAGTGCCTTCTGTGTGGAAGACTCCTGTGAACACTGAGTGCTTACTGTGTGGATAGCCCCTGTGAATACTGTACACCTACTGTGTGCATAATCCCTTTGAATATTGAATGTCTGTTGTGTGAATGGATCCTGTGAACATTGTCTATTCTTCACATGATTCCTTTGAACACTGAGTGCCTACTGTGTACATGGCCCTGTAAATACCAAGTTCCTTTCTCAGTGTTATATTGTGATCTCAATTCACAGAGACAAAAATTAAGGCTCAAAGCAGTCAGATGCCTAAAGGAAATTGGTTCCTCTTTCCTGGGGATCTGAGGCCCTGGATCTCTTGTTTCCAGTCACTCACCATGCACTTCAGTTttcagctgtatgagttcctggtAGATTCTGTCCTGATCCTGGGAACTGGGGACCTTGGAGACTtagccaagaaagaaagaaagaaaatccctgTAGTTATTAAATCCTACTTTTTTCCATGGTCTTCCCTGGGCCCCTTGGGacattgtgtcatttttttttttttttaaagatgggtctcactatgtcatcACTGATTTCATATCCTGGGGATATGTTCTCATCCTATCTCAGCTTCACAAGCAGGTAAGAGTTCAGACACATGCTTCTATCCGTGTCTAGAACAACTTCTGCCCAAtgtctttaaacatttttgtattatttatttttgttctatgtgtatgagtgttttgcctgcatgtgtgtatgtatatacaccagGTGCTTTTCTGGTGCCTGAGGTggtcagaagagagtgctggacaccct is part of the Onychomys torridus chromosome 17, mOncTor1.1, whole genome shotgun sequence genome and encodes:
- the LOC118569080 gene encoding CD209 antigen-like protein D → MSRTVEPRVQQLGSPEDEDCLISGTRYSVVDSGLRPKFGIKNLAEYLKYSLNPLVLQLLSFLFLAGLLLIILVLVSKVPSSQDQDRIYQELIQLKTEVHDGLCQPCPRDWVFFHANCYFFSKSQRNWHNSITACQEVGAQLVIIETDEEQTFLQQTSKAKGPTWMGLSDVHNEATWHWVDGSPLSPSFVQYWNKGEPNNVGDEDCAEFSRDGWNDIKCDTLNFWICKKALTSSCTTK